A stretch of Natronococcus sp. CG52 DNA encodes these proteins:
- a CDS encoding FAD-binding and (Fe-S)-binding domain-containing protein, which yields MTAHISPSHGDPAVDDRANYDYCSDDVDRPALVSDLEALVDCDVRFDSYSRQLYATDASAYEVTPIGVVLPESTADVVGVVEYCAEREIPVLPRGGGTSLAGQSVNRAVVLDFTRHTNEILEIDPDGRTATVQPGTILGTLNEALAPHDLKFAPDPAWGDKSAIGGAIGNNSTGAHSLQYGKTDAYVESCEVVLADGTVTEFGEVTLDEIDERADPDGDLEGRIYAEVRRILEEEADVVEDAYPNLKRNVSGYNLDRLVAEARGETLPGGEETGETGTVNLARLLAGSEGTLAIVTEVTVSLEPVPETKAVSLLCYRDLHEAMADVEPILAHDPAAVEVLDDVLIDLARDTAEFGPVTGMLPDGTNAVLLVEFYADDAAHGKEQVAGLLADRCPSATAEGDPAADIPRTDAEPIAIEALEAYEKAERTQLWKLRKSGLPILLSRTTDEKHISFIEDTGIPPERLPEFVEEFEAILEDHDTYASFYAHAGPGVLHVRPLVNTKTDVGLDQLHGIADDVTDLVVELGGSVSGEHGDGRARTQWNHKLYGDRIWETFQDLKTAFDPNWLLNPGQVVFREGEPTDLREHLRFDPDYSFEEGFEPALEWENDNGFRGMAELCHGCGGCRGEQETTGGVMCPTFRASREEITSTRGRANALRQAMSGDLDPGEAFSDEFVEEVMGLCIGCKGCAIDCPSEVDMAKLKAEVTHEYHERNGATLRDRLFANVATLSRWGSKLAPFSNAFPKLPGARALLETTLGIDSSRPLPTFHPETFQSWFERRGGARVPEDAADRKAVVYPDPYTNYSHPEAGKAAVRVLEAAGVHVTVPDDLDDTGRPAFSKGFLERARETARENVRSLAPLVEEGWDVVVIEPSDAVMFQSDYLDLLSDGGAATLADATYGVCEYVDVFRLDERMGFDADRANADLTYHGHCHQKATAKDHHAVGVLRRAGYRVDPLDSGCCGMAGSFGYEAEHASMSDAIAKILYEQVDESDGGRVVAPGASCRTQLENRSRRAEQPPTPIELVAEALE from the coding sequence ATGACAGCGCACATCTCTCCGTCTCACGGCGATCCGGCAGTCGACGACCGGGCGAACTACGACTACTGCAGCGACGACGTCGACCGTCCCGCGCTCGTCTCCGACCTCGAGGCCCTCGTCGACTGTGACGTTCGATTCGACTCCTACTCCCGCCAGCTGTACGCGACCGACGCGAGCGCCTACGAGGTGACGCCGATCGGGGTCGTCCTCCCCGAGTCGACGGCCGACGTGGTGGGCGTCGTCGAGTACTGCGCCGAGCGCGAGATTCCGGTCCTCCCGCGGGGCGGCGGGACGAGTCTCGCCGGCCAGAGCGTCAATCGCGCGGTCGTCCTGGATTTCACGCGGCACACGAACGAGATCCTCGAGATCGATCCCGACGGTCGAACCGCGACCGTCCAACCGGGGACGATCCTCGGGACGCTGAACGAGGCGCTCGCACCCCACGACCTCAAGTTCGCGCCGGATCCCGCCTGGGGGGACAAGAGCGCGATCGGCGGCGCCATCGGCAACAACTCGACCGGCGCCCACTCGCTGCAGTACGGCAAGACCGACGCCTACGTCGAGTCCTGCGAGGTCGTCCTCGCCGACGGCACCGTCACCGAGTTCGGGGAGGTCACCCTCGACGAGATCGACGAGCGCGCCGACCCCGACGGCGACCTCGAGGGGCGGATCTACGCCGAGGTCCGGCGCATCCTCGAGGAGGAGGCGGACGTCGTCGAGGACGCCTATCCGAACCTCAAGCGGAACGTCTCGGGTTACAACCTCGATCGGCTCGTCGCGGAGGCCCGCGGCGAGACGCTTCCGGGTGGCGAGGAGACGGGCGAGACGGGAACCGTCAACCTCGCGCGTCTGCTGGCCGGCAGCGAGGGGACCCTCGCGATCGTCACCGAGGTGACGGTGTCGCTCGAGCCCGTTCCCGAGACGAAGGCGGTCTCCCTGCTCTGTTACCGGGATCTCCACGAGGCGATGGCCGACGTCGAGCCGATCCTCGCCCACGACCCCGCCGCGGTCGAGGTGTTAGACGACGTGCTGATCGACCTGGCGCGGGATACCGCCGAGTTCGGCCCCGTCACCGGGATGCTGCCCGACGGGACCAACGCCGTTCTGCTGGTCGAGTTCTACGCCGACGACGCGGCCCACGGGAAGGAACAGGTCGCCGGCCTGCTGGCCGACCGCTGCCCGAGCGCGACGGCCGAGGGCGACCCGGCCGCGGATATCCCCCGGACGGATGCCGAACCGATCGCGATCGAGGCGCTCGAGGCCTACGAGAAGGCCGAGCGCACACAGCTCTGGAAGCTCCGCAAATCGGGGCTCCCGATCCTGCTCTCGCGGACGACCGACGAGAAGCACATCTCTTTCATCGAGGACACCGGCATCCCACCGGAGCGGCTGCCGGAGTTCGTCGAGGAGTTCGAGGCGATCCTCGAGGACCACGACACCTACGCCAGCTTCTACGCCCACGCCGGCCCCGGCGTCCTCCACGTCCGACCGCTCGTCAACACGAAGACGGACGTGGGACTCGACCAACTTCACGGCATCGCCGACGACGTCACCGACCTCGTGGTCGAACTCGGCGGCTCCGTCTCGGGCGAGCACGGCGACGGCCGCGCGCGCACCCAGTGGAACCACAAGCTCTACGGCGATCGGATCTGGGAGACGTTCCAGGATCTCAAGACCGCGTTCGACCCCAACTGGCTCCTCAACCCCGGGCAGGTCGTCTTCCGCGAGGGGGAGCCGACGGATCTGCGCGAGCACCTCCGATTCGATCCCGACTACTCGTTCGAGGAGGGATTCGAGCCCGCACTCGAGTGGGAGAACGACAACGGGTTCCGGGGGATGGCCGAGCTCTGCCACGGCTGTGGCGGCTGTCGCGGCGAGCAGGAGACGACCGGCGGCGTGATGTGCCCGACCTTCCGGGCGAGCCGCGAGGAGATCACCAGCACGCGCGGCCGGGCGAACGCGCTCCGGCAGGCGATGAGCGGCGATCTCGATCCGGGCGAGGCGTTCTCCGACGAGTTCGTCGAGGAGGTGATGGGGCTCTGTATCGGCTGCAAGGGCTGTGCCATCGACTGTCCGAGCGAGGTCGACATGGCGAAGCTCAAAGCCGAGGTAACCCACGAGTACCACGAACGAAACGGGGCGACGCTCCGCGATCGGCTCTTCGCCAACGTCGCGACGCTCTCGCGGTGGGGCTCCAAACTCGCGCCGTTCTCGAACGCGTTCCCGAAGCTGCCGGGCGCCCGAGCGCTGCTCGAGACGACGCTCGGAATCGACTCGAGCCGCCCGCTCCCGACGTTTCATCCGGAAACGTTCCAGAGCTGGTTCGAACGGCGCGGCGGGGCTCGTGTCCCCGAGGACGCCGCCGACCGGAAGGCCGTCGTCTACCCCGACCCGTACACGAACTACAGCCACCCCGAGGCGGGGAAGGCCGCGGTTCGCGTGCTCGAGGCCGCGGGCGTCCACGTCACGGTCCCGGACGACCTCGACGACACGGGCCGGCCGGCGTTCTCGAAGGGCTTTCTCGAACGGGCCAGGGAGACGGCCCGGGAGAACGTCCGCTCGCTCGCCCCGCTCGTCGAGGAGGGGTGGGACGTGGTCGTCATCGAACCTTCGGACGCGGTCATGTTCCAGTCCGATTACCTCGATCTACTGTCGGACGGGGGCGCAGCGACGCTGGCGGACGCCACGTACGGCGTCTGCGAGTACGTTGACGTCTTCCGGCTGGACGAACGGATGGGGTTCGACGCGGATCGGGCGAACGCGGACCTGACCTATCACGGCCACTGCCACCAGAAGGCGACGGCGAAAGACCACCACGCCGTCGGCGTGCTCCGCCGGGCAGGTTATCGCGTCGATCCGCTCGATTCGGGTTGCTGCGGGATGGCCGGCAGCTTCGGCTACGAGGCAGAACACGCCTCGATGAGCGACGCCATCGCGAAGATTCTGTACGAGCAGGTCGACGAGAGCGACGGGGGGCGGGTCGTCGCTCCCGGCGCGTCCTGTCGCACCCAACTCGAGAACCGCTCTCGACGCGCCGAGCAGCCGCCGACGCCGATCGAACTCGTCGCCGAGGCGCTCGAGTAG
- a CDS encoding cupin domain-containing protein, with protein MIDDTSESRTTTADTESIGGVLRRTVLKAGAVAAGALAVSTPATADEHNDEEEEDDDYDEEADVDEPEGFDVEVIAEHAAFADDVAATFEVTYDDADEPIVVDLDDASTVILAEATWEEGAESGWHRHPGMSIVRMLEGEIEHMMEDDCVPRTYSASDAWIDPGHVHKADSEGGALAHVTFLGIPDGEPATEWVEPVDC; from the coding sequence ATGATCGACGATACGAGCGAGAGCCGTACTACGACTGCCGACACCGAATCGATTGGCGGCGTGTTACGCAGAACAGTTCTGAAAGCCGGCGCAGTCGCAGCGGGCGCGCTCGCCGTAAGCACGCCCGCTACCGCCGACGAGCACAACGATGAGGAGGAGGAAGACGATGACTACGACGAGGAGGCCGACGTGGACGAACCCGAGGGCTTCGACGTGGAGGTGATCGCCGAGCACGCGGCCTTCGCCGACGACGTGGCCGCGACGTTCGAGGTGACCTACGACGACGCCGACGAACCGATCGTCGTCGACCTCGACGACGCCTCGACCGTCATCCTCGCCGAGGCGACGTGGGAGGAGGGAGCGGAGTCCGGGTGGCACCGCCACCCCGGGATGTCCATTGTCCGCATGCTCGAGGGCGAAATCGAGCACATGATGGAAGACGACTGCGTCCCGCGGACGTACTCGGCGAGCGACGCGTGGATCGACCCCGGCCACGTCCACAAGGCGGACAGCGAGGGCGGCGCGCTCGCACACGTCACCTTCCTGGGAATCCCCGACGGAGAGCCGGCGACGGAGTGGGTCGAGCCCGTGGACTGCTGA
- the ahbB gene encoding siroheme decarboxylase subunit beta translates to MSILSEDWREAIDDADAAIIDGYQSGVPIEERPFRRVGDSLGIDEDEVLERVSRLYDDGIVRRFGAVLNPPVIGSSTLAAVQAPGDRFEEVASIVNEYRQVNHNYARDHEWNMWFVVTAGSRTTRDEIIDEIERRTGCEVLVLPMLTDYYIDLEFPVVNADRFARESTVPVAPESETDDAAIPNPLEAGTDASATRISEDAAEDLSPFDAELLLEIQGGFPLTKTPYRDVADALEADVDSVLERIDRLRANGCIKRIGCVVNHVVTGFDSNCMVVWNVPDDELDARGERAGGLPYVTLCYHRPRRTDQDWPYNLFTMIHGRDSEAVDAKVDELATEYLPVDHEKLYSTETLKQTGARYDDIVGT, encoded by the coding sequence ATGAGCATCCTGTCGGAGGACTGGCGCGAGGCCATCGACGACGCGGACGCGGCCATCATCGACGGCTACCAGAGCGGCGTGCCGATCGAAGAACGGCCGTTTCGCCGCGTCGGCGACTCGCTGGGGATCGACGAAGACGAGGTCCTCGAGCGCGTCTCGCGCCTCTACGACGACGGGATCGTCCGTCGGTTCGGTGCCGTCCTCAACCCACCCGTGATCGGTTCCTCGACGCTCGCGGCGGTGCAGGCTCCCGGGGATCGATTCGAGGAGGTCGCGTCGATCGTCAACGAGTACCGACAGGTCAACCACAACTACGCCCGGGATCACGAGTGGAACATGTGGTTCGTCGTCACCGCGGGATCGCGGACGACGCGCGACGAGATCATCGACGAGATCGAGCGCCGAACCGGCTGTGAAGTCCTCGTGCTACCGATGCTCACCGACTACTACATCGACCTCGAGTTCCCGGTCGTCAACGCCGATCGGTTCGCACGGGAGAGCACGGTTCCCGTGGCCCCGGAGTCGGAGACCGACGACGCTGCGATCCCGAACCCGCTGGAGGCGGGAACGGACGCCTCGGCGACCCGAATCAGCGAGGACGCGGCCGAGGACCTCTCGCCGTTCGACGCCGAACTGCTGCTCGAGATCCAGGGTGGATTCCCCCTCACGAAGACGCCGTACCGGGACGTCGCCGACGCGCTCGAGGCGGACGTCGATTCGGTGCTCGAGCGCATCGACCGGTTGCGGGCGAACGGCTGTATCAAACGGATCGGCTGCGTCGTCAACCACGTCGTCACCGGCTTCGATTCGAACTGCATGGTCGTCTGGAACGTGCCGGACGACGAACTCGACGCCCGCGGCGAGCGAGCGGGCGGCCTGCCGTACGTCACGCTCTGCTATCACCGCCCGCGCCGGACCGACCAGGACTGGCCGTACAACCTGTTCACGATGATCCACGGTCGCGATTCCGAGGCCGTCGACGCGAAGGTGGACGAGCTGGCGACGGAGTACCTCCCCGTCGACCACGAGAAACTCTACTCAACGGAGACGCTGAAACAGACCGGCGCGCGGTACGACGATATCGTCGGCACCTGA
- a CDS encoding GNAT family N-acetyltransferase, with amino-acid sequence MGMTEPISIEEDDRTSIYEYVEAHGAVDRDRARAELLPPDPPGEPQHSRAFRHNLAILKRDGYLEEDENGTLRIAVDAADDEEFTADDVAVTIRSARQEDLSGIVGAMRRVVEEMTYIEAETIADELDHEDVLLRHNEFESRMFFVATVDDEVVGWAHLHTPNLEKLSHTAELTVGVLEEYRGVGIGSQLLDRTLEWVRSRNHEKVYQSVPSTNEEAIEFFEGRGWETEAVRENHYKLEDEYIDEVMMAIEL; translated from the coding sequence ATGGGAATGACTGAACCGATCTCGATCGAGGAGGACGACCGAACGAGTATCTACGAGTACGTCGAGGCCCACGGCGCGGTCGACCGGGACCGGGCTCGAGCGGAACTGCTTCCGCCGGACCCGCCGGGAGAGCCACAGCACTCGCGAGCGTTCCGGCACAACCTCGCGATTCTCAAGCGAGACGGCTACCTCGAGGAGGACGAGAACGGGACGCTGCGCATCGCGGTCGACGCGGCCGACGACGAGGAGTTCACCGCCGACGACGTGGCGGTCACCATCAGATCGGCGCGACAGGAGGACCTCTCGGGGATCGTCGGCGCGATGCGTCGCGTCGTCGAGGAGATGACCTACATCGAGGCGGAGACCATCGCGGACGAACTCGACCACGAGGACGTCCTGCTCCGACACAACGAGTTCGAGTCTCGGATGTTCTTCGTCGCGACCGTCGACGACGAGGTCGTCGGCTGGGCGCACCTCCACACCCCGAATCTCGAGAAGCTCTCCCACACGGCGGAGCTCACGGTCGGCGTGCTCGAGGAGTACCGCGGGGTGGGAATCGGCAGCCAGCTCCTCGACCGTACGCTCGAGTGGGTGCGCTCGAGGAACCACGAGAAGGTGTACCAGAGCGTCCCCTCGACCAACGAGGAAGCGATCGAGTTCTTCGAGGGCCGGGGCTGGGAGACCGAGGCCGTCCGCGAGAACCACTACAAACTCGAGGACGAGTACATCGACGAGGTGATGATGGCGATCGAGCTGTAA
- a CDS encoding anthranilate phosphoribosyltransferase — MAQTSQEFGEWPLKRLMTEVVGSGPKSADDMTHEQAREAFQRILAGEPDGTTLGAFWLANRWKRNNPEELAAYTDVMREESVVTAEPDADPVDCGANYDGKHTSALLGVGAGLVAAAAGTPVVVHSGDGVPTQKETAYKHVLDELGVRTELEPAESADMVDETGFGFYYQPAFNPGIDDLFDRRDQMGVRTFVNTIETVANPANADVHLGSFYHLAFAKKLTDLIKGSERLDYSRAIFFQGMEGYDDIRPGYTKVAEWDREGDDGEESFEDYEIETAEYGMEMESEDLEVEDVTTDSATITEEVLAGERDDHFADAIALNGAFRMYARQDVDSLEDGLERARAVIDDGSAESVLEELRDF, encoded by the coding sequence ATGGCGCAGACATCCCAGGAGTTCGGCGAGTGGCCGCTCAAACGGCTGATGACCGAGGTCGTCGGATCGGGTCCGAAGTCGGCCGACGACATGACCCACGAACAGGCACGCGAGGCCTTCCAGCGCATCCTCGCGGGCGAGCCCGACGGGACGACCCTCGGCGCGTTCTGGCTGGCGAACCGCTGGAAGCGCAACAACCCCGAGGAGCTCGCGGCCTACACCGACGTCATGCGCGAGGAGTCGGTCGTTACCGCCGAACCGGACGCCGACCCGGTCGACTGCGGGGCGAACTACGACGGTAAGCACACCTCCGCCCTGCTCGGCGTCGGTGCGGGACTCGTCGCCGCCGCGGCCGGAACGCCCGTCGTCGTCCACTCCGGCGACGGCGTCCCGACCCAGAAGGAGACGGCCTACAAGCACGTCCTCGACGAACTGGGCGTCCGGACCGAACTCGAGCCCGCGGAGAGCGCCGACATGGTCGACGAAACGGGCTTCGGCTTCTACTACCAGCCCGCGTTCAACCCCGGGATCGACGACCTGTTCGACCGGCGCGATCAGATGGGCGTTCGAACGTTCGTCAACACCATCGAGACGGTCGCCAACCCCGCGAACGCCGACGTCCACCTCGGCTCGTTCTACCACCTCGCGTTCGCGAAGAAGCTGACCGACCTCATCAAGGGAAGCGAGCGACTCGACTACTCCCGGGCGATCTTCTTCCAGGGGATGGAGGGCTACGACGACATCCGACCCGGTTACACGAAGGTCGCCGAGTGGGACCGCGAGGGCGACGACGGCGAGGAGTCCTTCGAGGACTACGAGATCGAGACCGCCGAGTACGGCATGGAGATGGAGAGCGAGGATCTGGAAGTCGAGGACGTGACTACTGACTCCGCGACGATCACCGAGGAGGTGCTCGCCGGCGAACGCGACGACCACTTCGCCGACGCCATCGCGCTCAACGGCGCGTTTCGGATGTACGCTCGTCAGGACGTCGACTCGCTCGAGGACGGCCTCGAGCGGGCCCGTGCGGTTATCGACGACGGTAGCGCCGAATCCGTGCTCGAGGAACTCCGGGACTTTTGA